ttttatcTAGCGGTTTGTGTTCCTCCAATGTACGCTTGGAATCGTGAGCAGCTTTGTGATCAGACTGCTTCCGCTCACGCGGAGGACTGTAGCTGCCCCTTTTGGCATCTCCAGCGCCCTTTTTGGACGGCTCTGCTCGTTCGTCTCTCGGCTTACTTTTCTGTACTGATGTAGATTCTCTGTTTCGAGAAGGGGAGTCTTTTCTCCTTGCTAATTCACTCTTTTCATCTCTACGCTTGGAACTAGAATGATCTCTGTTGCCATCATGGTCAGATTTTTTGTCTCGGTTAGGAGTAAAGTCTTTAGCAGTGGATCCACGGCCAGTATCATGTTTCTCTGAAGATCTGCTGTCTTTGGAAgattgagaaatattttttccatttccttgcTCAGTTGCACGTTCTGAGTGGTCTTTTTCTGGCTGAACactgctctttctcttctcagaAGTGTCCTTGTCTGACAAAGAATGATCCCGGTctttggtttttcctttttcatttgacATGGAACTTTTTGAACTTTTTGCCTCGTGCTGGGAGCTTTCATAACTCGCCTCTTTTgtagttttctgtgttttctccaaAGGCTCCGTCtctttttcattgtgttttatGGGGTTTGGTGGCTTAGCACTCACATTTTTTATAACACTAGCAGGTTTTCCTACATTTGTGGGCACCTGTGTAGTTTTAATGTCTTCCTCTTCAGACTCAAAGTCATCTTTATCCCACTTTGACTGAGGGACCTGGATCATAATAATGACGTCTTCAGCAGGGGCTGTTATATCATTATTATACTCCTCCATGGTCTTAATGACAGTTCGTTTTGTATCTGGCTTTTCTTCAGGCTTTCTAACGGGGCTTCCTCCAGTAGAACTAGtgctaagaggaaaaaagcatacaTTAATAATGGGTGAGATACACACACCGCCATCTTTTGTCACATTTTATACAATGGCTGTTGTTTCAATTCTgtatcttcagtattttttcaaaagatgtTCAATTAAGGGAACAGACAAGAGAAAGGATGAGTCCACTAGCTAAGATTATGAGCAATCAATTAATTTAGTATCTTCCTACTATACATTTAATTAACAAAGACACAAGATTATCAGATTGGGGACTGTCTGATCTGGTAATTCCTTCATGTCCTATTTCTACCAATGGCAGATAAATTAGATATACATTCTTGTTTCAACATGTAAGCAAGCAATTGTGGAGAGGTATACACAACCAAAGTTTTGTCCTCATGTCCCAGTGttgttctttagaaaaatgtacgttttaaaaactgtttagaATATCAAGACACTATCTTAAGCCTCCAGCGATGTCTTGAATGTTTTGAGTCCTGCTTCTTTAGACGCTGAAATGTAGGTAATAACAGCTCCACACTAGatcactttttcccccccctccacaCGTCACTCAATGGAATATAGAAGAGAGATCTCCACAGTAAGTGCCAAAAAAAGTTGGCACTGAGCTGGAAGCAGTGTAGCTCTGTCAACATGGCACTGTGCTCAAAGCTAAAATCAGTACAATATATTGGCAACCAAGCTGCTATTTCTGCAAGGTATAATTTCATGTCATACTGACAAAAGTAGATCATTACAGTAGCTTGCAATTTTTGGAATGCAAAATATTGCATGGTATAGACATGTCTGTTATCCTTGCCTTTAGCAGTAAGCTGGATTTGAAGGAAGACAGAGGGGACTCCTCAAAGAGTCAACATGtaatgaagaagaggaggggaaaaccAGTCCCAGAAGTAAGGGTCAAACACGTCACCAATGAATTAAGCTCATTAGCTTTCTGTGCAGTACAGATTGcttgttttaacaaaatttgATTTTGACCCAAGTAGTTTAACAGGAAAGATCACAGATTATTCACTCATTTAGCACAGATTTAGCTGTTCCTTTCATTAGTCACCATAAAGAATTTTacattgggggtggggggtgaggggaggaaagaaagaataggaaaataaattatcaggTACCTGGTGTAATCTACAAGAGTTGAACTAGATCCATCAGCTGCTGTtacttttcttctgacttttccctttgctttttcttgtttaactttgctgctgcttggctCAGGTTTCTCAACAGGTTCTTTTGCAGGTGGCACATTTTCTCCACTCACAATCTTTTTGCCAGTTTCTCGGTTAAGTTTAATCTTTTTTGCGGGGTTGttaagaaaagcagatttatcCTTTTCTGGAGTTCGCTCTCCTTTTTCACCATCAGGCTCAGTCTTCCCCTTCGGCGATGTTTTCGATTCAGCAGTTTCTGGTTTAGAGGTCTTTACAGAAGTGGCTTCATGTTCTTTATCAAccttttcatctgcttttctttttcttttttcaggttttgcatcagaaggtttgcttttttctgcaggtttttttgacTTGTCCTCTTTGTTGAAGGGCTTCTCCGACTTGGTTTCTTTTGGATGgtctttctttgccttctcctccttggcTGGTCTGGTTTCTGGGTGATCTTTTGTCACTTTTGGGTGAACTTTCCGTGGGGTACCAAGAGCCTTCTCATCCTTTTGAGAGGAAGATGTTTTAACGCTGTCTGTCTTTGGCAACTCctctttcactttcttcacaGGAGGTTCTGTTCGAGGAGATTTTTCACGATCGGCGTCCACCTTCTCTTGGGAAGCTTTAGCTGGTTTTATTGTATTATCTTTCTTAGGAGGAACAGCCACTTCTACCTTCCGCTTTGTCTTGTCGATTTTTGCTTTTGGCttgtccttctctttcttctccttttcagacACCGGTTTGAAAGCAATAGAATCTGCTTCCATAGGTTCGTCTCTCACAGGGGTGGCATCATCTCTGCTTGGGAGCATGAACAGAGAGTCTGTTTTAACATCTTCCGCTGTAACTGGTTCTCTTGGTTTTCTCGCACCTTCCAATAACTCAGCACTGGGAAATCCTTCATTCTCatccccttttctcctcttccggtgttttttgtgtttatttcctttgccaTCTCCCAATGGATTTTCCACCTCCTTCTCTTTTGATTTTGTAGGATCTTTGATGCCATGGGTCTCTCTTCCAGAAGGTTTTTCAGGGTAATTTCCAGCAATATTACGATTTCGGTGGCTCTGCCCACCAGGATAATCCTCCCTACGTCCCCGAGCATACGGCGAATTCTCTCGTCTGGTCCCAGGTGGACCAAACCTATCTGGAGAAAAGTTCTCTCTATTTACTGGAGGTCGAGGTTGAGCGCCAACAGCATAGCCCTTGTAAAACTTCTCATACCATTCTCTATAGTTCCTTTCCCATTCTCtgtatctttccttttcaaagggaTCTCTAAAGTCAACAGATCTGCCATAGTAAGCTTTCATATCATACGGTGGAACTTCTCTGTATCTGTTAAAAtactccctttctccttccccttgaGGTATAGTCCGTTTAGTGGGAGACTGGCCTCTAAATACTGGAGACCTGGACCGTGAATGGTATCTTCTGTATGGGGGTGACCTCGACCTTGAACGGTGATAACCATGCGACCTTGACCTAGAACGGTAGTTACGACTCTTCCCTTTGCCTCGTCTTGGATACGGTGGTGATCGTGAGTAGGAACGAGAATGAGAGCGACTAAATGATCGGGAGTAGGAGCGAGAGCGGGAAGAACCTGATCTTGACTTGGAGTACGTATATGAACTTCTAGAGTAAGATGAAGCACTATAGGGAGACTTggaccttaaaaaaaacacaacacaaaaaaacataaatgaagTTAATTCAAAACAGTCACTCTCCccagtttttttcctcccaaatttggtttttttttttcctctccatatGCTTATGTCAAAGCTTCTTTCAGCTGCTGACATAATACTACTGCGAACTGAAGAACTTGATAACATGTAAAAGTTTCTGCTTACAAGAcagaacagctgctgctttgttagTGTAAAAACATACAGGAAGGGTAAGTCTATTTCTACTCACTTCTATCACATGAACTACCATAGCTATTGATTGATTTAAGGTGGTGTATGCTGGCCTCTACTGGTACGTGAACGCGCACATTTTTCACTACTCAGCAACTACATGCAGTGCAAATCATTTTTGTTGCAGTAAGATGCAAAAAGAGCAAGTCTTAATGGCTACAGTGCAGTATCAAACATCAAGAAAACACAACTTAGCCTGAAGACAGTAAAGctcaattttaaaatgccagcttAGTCTATTTAACTTCACTACTTATTTGGCAATTTGTACAGGATGCAAAATACTTGTCCTGCAATCCTATATACAGGACTACTTAATCCACACTTCTAGCCAGATGTGCTAGCAAACTTTTGCACATAACCCTAGCTCTAACCAAGGCTAGTGACCGCATTTCAAGAAAGATCATAACTAAAAGCTTCTAAATTCAGCCCCTACTAATATGGCTCAATGCCATTACTCTAGGAAAGATAATGACAGCATTACTAACAGAGAGCTATTCAGACTCCTGCCCAACCGATTTTTGGGGATAGAAAACATCAGCTACCCTGAGCTTTTTCTTCAcaagttttttattattttttaaagaacctTTTCACATTATTCTGCATATGTTCATTAGCATCATTCCTCCTCTCGAAGTCCTTCACCATTTTAagatttccttaaaaacaagTCTGATCTTTTAATTCCTAAGGAAAATTTAACAATGTCAACAAAACACTAGCGAAAGCCACCAGTTTGCAGTCCAGGTTAAAATCTCTCCGTGTATCCACATGAGAtaaacaaaagaggaaatgaagacAATTTCTCTCACATATCTCCTCCGAAGTGCTTTGAGGTAACGGTTACAATCAGAATAGGGAGACGCAGAAAATCCAGCAACTACACCTATTCCATTCCCAGCCTCCTCCCGGCTGTCAGGAGGTGAAGGATGTCACTGCAGAGAAGCTTTACTAAAAGAAATACCTGCTCCTTAACAACGGCTGCCAAATTAGAACTATCAGTCAACTGTAATCTCTGCCATATTTGAGCTAGTAACCTACATATGAAACTCCTATCTCTGCTAATCCCTTGAATCATCCAATCCATCTAACGATAGAGAGGTGGAGTGGAACTCCTCCTGATTCTTCTAGACAATCTGCTTCTCCATTACGGACATGTAAAGCAGTTACCTGGAAAACGAACGCCTACGCTCCTTTTGAATCTTTTTATATTCCATCAATTCCTTAGCAAAATCATTTGTAAACTCATCAAGTttggactttttcttttccctgttaaAATAAGTTTGACCTTTATTACAATTATAGTTTgacctttattaaaaaaagacatcaagaaacaaaacatggcCAATATGAGAAAATGTATACTGCATGCAAATGCAAAAGGTGAACATCCTATTTAAGCAAAAACAGTTTAGAATTCCTACAAGTTTTAGGGAAAGTTTTAGAATTACATTTGTCTTGTTTTATCTTTGCATGTTTACCATCTGCAACGAAAAAGTATATTGGAAAAAACACTATGTCATTTTTGCTTATGTCAGATGCACTTTAGTGTAACTGCAGTCTGATACGCTATcgaaatacaaaaatgaaaaacaacgCAACTTCATTGAGCCAAATACTTACTCCTCTTTAAGTCTCCGTTGTTCTCTGTAAAACTCCTCCCTAGATAAAGGAGGTGCTTGTGTCGTTGGGATGGTATTTGAATGAGCCGCTGGTACTGCTGTTGGTACCCAAGCTGATGACATgtttgcaggagctgggggataTCCTGGAGGGGGGACAGTGTACCCAGCAGATGGAGGCTGACCAGGTGGAAACTGAGGAGGGAACTGTGGTGGTGGTACCCCCGGAGGAAGAGGAAGTGCATGGGGTGGTGGAGGATACAAGGGAGGTGGAGGCACAGGCACAAAGACCGGTGTCGATGCTGGTAGTGTTGGGGCCTGAGTCCTTTGGGTACGTTCACTGTGCGGGCGTCCTCGATTTGAACTTCTAAAGAAACCCAAAAACATGTGTCACTCTTTGCTACACTCTGCCCTGATTTTAAAGAGGAAAGCGGAGGAAGCGGGAGCATGGTGGCGAGCACTTCTT
Above is a genomic segment from Ciconia boyciana chromosome 13, ASM3463844v1, whole genome shotgun sequence containing:
- the RBBP6 gene encoding E3 ubiquitin-protein ligase RBBP6 isoform X1, which gives rise to MSCVHYKFSSKLNYDTVTFDGLHISLCDLKRQIMGREKLKAADCDLQITNAQTKEEYTDDNALIPKNSSVIVRRIPIGGVKATSKTYVMTPKSHKILETAFRSRPEPVSGTSKAIDDSSASISLAQLTKTANLAEANASEEDKIKAMMTQSGHEYDPINYMKKPLGPPPPSYTCFRCGKPGHYIKNCPTNGDKNFESVPRIKKSTGIPRSFMMEVKDPNTKGAMLTNTGKYAIPTIDAEAYAIGKKEKPPFLPEDPSSSSEEDDPIPDELLCLICKDIMTDAVVIPCCGNSYCDECIRTALLESEEHTCPTCHQTDVSPDALIANKFLRQAVNNFKNETGYTKRLRKQIQQQQQQQQPPPPPPPPPPLMRQTITRNLQPLLRPTISRQQDPLMIPLASLASRSAAALSSLAPGQSSVAAGLPVNPSSVVVSDLPPAVSLSLRGEKPDGPFRDADTVIPPAALVTAAELSKSSSLSISSLLEEKGYQVPVLRQPALPSLLGPQGQSIPTTGHPMRASTIRSAGGRPCWELSSNRGRPHSERTQRTQAPTLPASTPVFVPVPPPPLYPPPPHALPLPPGVPPPQFPPQFPPGQPPSAGYTVPPPGYPPAPANMSSAWVPTAVPAAHSNTIPTTQAPPLSREEFYREQRRLKEEEKKKSKLDEFTNDFAKELMEYKKIQKERRRSFSRSKSPYSASSYSRSSYTYSKSRSGSSRSRSYSRSFSRSHSRSYSRSPPYPRRGKGKSRNYRSRSRSHGYHRSRSRSPPYRRYHSRSRSPVFRGQSPTKRTIPQGEGEREYFNRYREVPPYDMKAYYGRSVDFRDPFEKERYREWERNYREWYEKFYKGYAVGAQPRPPVNRENFSPDRFGPPGTRRENSPYARGRREDYPGGQSHRNRNIAGNYPEKPSGRETHGIKDPTKSKEKEVENPLGDGKGNKHKKHRKRRKGDENEGFPSAELLEGARKPREPVTAEDVKTDSLFMLPSRDDATPVRDEPMEADSIAFKPVSEKEKKEKDKPKAKIDKTKRKVEVAVPPKKDNTIKPAKASQEKVDADREKSPRTEPPVKKVKEELPKTDSVKTSSSQKDEKALGTPRKVHPKVTKDHPETRPAKEEKAKKDHPKETKSEKPFNKEDKSKKPAEKSKPSDAKPEKRKRKADEKVDKEHEATSVKTSKPETAESKTSPKGKTEPDGEKGERTPEKDKSAFLNNPAKKIKLNRETGKKIVSGENVPPAKEPVEKPEPSSSKVKQEKAKGKVRRKVTAADGSSSTLVDYTSTSSTGGSPVRKPEEKPDTKRTVIKTMEEYNNDITAPAEDVIIMIQVPQSKWDKDDFESEEEDIKTTQVPTNVGKPASVIKNVSAKPPNPIKHNEKETEPLEKTQKTTKEASYESSQHEAKSSKSSMSNEKGKTKDRDHSLSDKDTSEKRKSSVQPEKDHSERATEQGNGKNISQSSKDSRSSEKHDTGRGSTAKDFTPNRDKKSDHDGNRDHSSSKRRDEKSELARRKDSPSRNRESTSVQKSKPRDERAEPSKKGAGDAKRGSYSPPRERKQSDHKAAHDSKRTLEEHKPLDKNSGKEKEKHVPEVKSNKEKEPGGNKPPLRQESPEVKNEKENVTGQTDKSVVKPKPQVSSSSRLSSDLTRETDEAAFVPDYNESDSESNVSAKDEEAAGKNPKEPKEKAVDKVKEEAAAPPAVDQPEASRSQSQSSPSVSRSRSQSPSESQTRSHSSSASSGESQDSKKKKKKKEKKKHKKHKKHKKHKKHIGNETELEKSQKHKHKKKKSKKSKDKDKDDQKVKSVTT